The DNA segment ACTCTAAGGTTTTTGTACTAATAACACTTCCTTATTAAAGGCATTGTGGGGTGCATTTACTCCTAAAGAATGGGTAAACGTAGATCATCTTGCAAAGAAAGAGGTCAGTCTCGTGACCCCAGCTTTGTCCACAGAAAAGCCTAATAGAAAaatcactaaaacaaaaaagctccCAAATGTTCAATGACATACATGTAGTGACCCCTTTACtcaatatttatatagaaaaaCAAGGACCTACTCAGTATTTTGCCTGAACTGATTAAACACCTTTTATTCTCTAGTACGGGAGTTCACACTTCCGTAAGCGCGTATGCAaacagatgagagagagagagagagggaaagagcgagaaaaaacacacagagacatagagagagagtgtggggtGTAGAGATCAACTCACTTTAATGTTGATGTCTATCCACTGGTCTGTGACAAGCTCTCTTCCCTAATAGCTGTGCAAGATTCTTTGTGCCAACTCTCAGTTCGAGTTTTTCGGTACAAGGGCGAGTCCTTTCCTGCCAAATGCATTAATAGAATGTTTATCCCTAATTATCACttattgaaacatattttgGTACCAGTCCCAGGTAAGggcatttctttttataaacaaGTGTTTTTGCCAAAGCATTAGTTCGGTATTAATACAGTTGCTATCAACGTGGTTGAGGTACAGCTGTGAAGACATTGGGATTATTGCTAATTAAAGTTAAACAATCAAACATTGCTGACTGTATCGTAGCTGTTATTTTTTCTGCGTGGTCTTCGTCTGATCCTTGGcccattttttaaagttagtaGATTCTGTGTTCAGATACAACTTTTGTAGAGGAAATAATCAGTTTTCAAGCAGctattaaagggatactaaagggtagtgataaggctgtggcgacagtcaaacgtttcaaaaatagatttagttagaattacagagcacgagagcgatacaggagaaataaaggattcgtttctcacttaattaccacttattagactatttcggttgccgatgtttataaaaatcgaaaatccagtgaaatcgacccttgtgtccttccgcgaGTAGctacgatagcttcccgagatgagtcaagcagacgagtcttttgttgacgtcacaaacgacaggaagaGTCTGTagtcattgctaggatagtgatcgtggtgtctcttagttggatttgtgatctccaaagtcattaactatcgagatggccatgataatgttcaattttaccaatttgaaccactaTGCTCACCGACTGCtcctcggaggacgaggaaaatgttgcagcagtcgaagcacaaagcaggtacgtaggacagagatctgtagggacagatctctggtaggactatagaagtaagtcatactgtgtgcacgggaacagaaagtgaacgcatgctttaccttcaagcactttaaataaacataatgcactcaaactctttacactgggcaattgttgttgacgaattcacttcgtagtgtatttaaaaaataaaattacatttggtaatgctaattatttcctcacacacaccggaatattcacattgtatatgataatttgggttttaagtgaactttcctaaggatagtttaaaaattaatagttgaaactgtatttgacttttatataatactaataatataatactatttgccctttttgggggatatagttGAATattacactaatgacttactttattAACAATgatggatagaattcaagcagagacgttgctttatatgttattatgcctgtgcttttaacttatatgtttgttgtttaatgtGTATTgacatagattcatttatcacgttcagactggtgcatttgtgagcattgtgaggaatggccacaacaaattGTTGAGcataaaaaatgtagagtaaaagcttaaaagtgaattgtcaagaaatgttccctatacatcatgaaaattgttacatttatccaatccagttattggacacacttcatatcagatgcatcatgtatctgacatgaagtAAAATAATCTTCCCTtagttaacattaatttcttttatttgttcaaactcaggtatgggacacaGATCTTTATGTCCAAatttgcatgcatctggcattttattttacaaacatcatttctgaataCTTGGTGtgaatttactttctttttttcttacaaactaataaacaaTGCAAGGAAACTGTGTGAGAATGATTTctctttcacataatatacagacatgggcttaatctttttatttcctcagttccactgcatgtgaatttttcatttgattgctctgtaagcatttaaaacagtttcaacaatgtattttgtcataattttctaattcttgcacagttatggattccaataaCCAAGTGGATaatttgagacacatgtgtgtttggTACTTGTCaaacatttaggaagcctaaaagagtgtggctgtgatgtccaggagtaatgatggccacaggagctgtcttggcatatggttataaatttgacttctatgtgacaccatctatagttgtgatagaggggttgctacactgcctgcacACTCAGCAGCTCCcgacttcttttcgtgaatgataaattttctttccaggaagggatttgtgcccagtatatttctgagaattcctagagacaaatatcgagactaaatcagttaaaaccataaatcatttttatagctaaatatcagcttaattcttgtgctagcatgtttctgatataaactatcaagtactgactgtttgttagtactgcaatataaatttgtttactggTGCCCTCGATGCTGAaccactctgaggtgtcattttcattttctgactcccatatcaatatcaggatcactagcagacatttatagacacaattttcttttttcatttcattatgaaaaaaatttatccacataaaatttacaaagccatataaaattattttatctaagtgtttaaaactgcacaatttttggccttgaatatccttataagaagaaaatatctgcacagtttgtggaatgccaattttagataaaagagagtgtaatagagaaaagaactaaaaaccattacctttcaggattggagctgagatctggtcTGACCTcttatttaagcacagttgaactgtttgttgtgagacttgttatagtctgaacattaaagttttacaaagtaatcattccacaaaacatcaCTAATaatgtatgattataccatgtgatcaagctattattattttttattctttacagtatccaactAAAAccacaatcattaatattactctaattttcaaatgttgaaatatcaattctaacttccgcagtgtactgcacatagatttcactactattgttgataagctcattatgtaggaaatacctttcacatgcatttcattgtttttagatttcataaacaataggctgtcttttcaaaatatgatttaaaaatatttcattttataaagcaaacatgatttttaaaaaaataatgtaacaagtgacaggatttcaacaatcatttcttttacactttcagtttgatgctgacatttttcatttattatgcatgtactatgaattttacCTATTGAAAtcgcttattataagtaccagtttattgtttatagatatatacagtctttgatatgtatatgtaatgttatctaccaataatgaaaagtgcattttgtaaacacagtaacagtagcACTGatactgacctgtttatgctgtagtcgtttggcaagtgaaacgtctgtcagatagatccttcattctttttcgagaatttcattgtgttgaaaattgtcggaattgcatctggcagaagctgtgccttgaaggccaaatctaactgttTGGACAttcgggtccggctagtaaagcaccTGATCGTCAACaaatgcttgcacaacacctcccactcttggctcccaaacgtgtggcatcggccttgttattgtatgacacactctttttgtaaggctcgatctgtctttcggaaaatgatgacaatgtcgaatcttttcacattttttcgtggcaatggtgcaggcatggttcggtctcaatgtaaacaatcctactgaaacgtataaggtcacgtgacagaacgagagttcgtcgaagcagacgaaagagtccgtgtaatttctcttcttaacgcaacattctactacaaaccttcaacttttttcacatgaacagacatgaaaatagacgagattcaaattgatcctactatttacgagtttctaagcagtttaattttccctttagtatccctttaagttACAGTGGCATTACACGTGTACCAAACAGAGAAGTGCATTTTCTGAGTGTATTTTAAAGATCCTCTGCGGACTTGCCATTGGTTCACAAAAAACCTACAAATGGAAATATGcgtttcaaatataaaatgttaagtAGTGTTGATTGTGAGAATTTAAACTATCTTGCTGTTTTCTCTAAAAGATATTACTTTACTTACTTGCTGCAATCAGCTGCTGAACAGAGGGCGGGATACCCTGGAGGTAAGGCACCATAGgattaatattttagttttaaaaaagactcAGGTCATTAACACATATCTAACGTCTCACCCGTCTCGAAGGAAATTCATTTTGTGAAACGCTGCTTCGATTTTTATCTGAAAATGTATTCTACCTTTTGAAAATCAGTCATACTTGGAGTcttgaaattattaattaaaaattaatagttaTAGTCCTACAGTATTGGGGTGGTTAAATTAGCAGTTTtgaagcacatacacacatattcaaacatgtataaaatatgcatgcacaGAAAACGAGACACAAAGTAAGTCTTATGATCAAATGTTAGGTAATGATTAATACCTTTTCAGGCACGTGACCTCGCTGTGTCTGTCTGCTACTTGGTGACGGATACTGAGTCTCCATGATCAGAGATTCTTCCAACGACATTTCTACAATGATTCCATGTTGTACAGAGGGTTATAgtattttcagtaatttttaaaaattaaaataattctcACACGCACTCAGACATACGCCTACACAAGCACAATCACCTGCAGTAGACGTTTGAACAGTTAAAATATATGCTGtctggacaaaaaaataataaataaataataataaccctGTTAACGATCTGCAACAAGTTTTGGAAAACGGGGAAACGACCTGCTTTTGCCAAGAAAGGAATCTTGATTGTTTGCACACTATCTCACTATCAGCATCCCATCTACCTAGCGCACGTGCTAGTGACTGCAGATACCTTCCCCAGCGCCGTCTGCATCCTCCATGTGCTGCAGGCTTTCTTTCAGACTCTCCAGGCTCGGCCTTTCGCTGGGGTTCCAGCTCGTGCACTTCTCCACCATGTCAAGAATAACTTTTGGGGCGCAAGGCCATGGGAAAAGCTTGATGCTGCCCGGTTCCTTGTTCATCTGCTCATAGAAAGGATAAAAGCGTATTACACGTGCGTTTCCGATTAAATTTaggtacaagaaaacaaaaactaagctATTTCTTGGACATTCGTACTTTAGGGTTGAGATCAGTGTCTTGTAATTGATCTTGACTAATGTTTAATAGTGTATTATCTGTTTATTAACGTTTATGGTGTATGTATAATCATTACTGTATTCCTCTCCTCCTCCACGTCATCATCGCTGTCGTTGTCGTCGCTGCCGTCATAATCATCATTGTTACATTATCATCAGTAAAACAGACAAGAGTAGTAGAGTGAAACCAGTTCTGCTTTGAactaaaataaagttatattttcctttattgtaatgagtttctttcttcaaaGAGATGACTTAAAGAGGGAGAGGCAAAGAGCGAAAGAGAAACGAGGAGtgattaaaagtgaaaaataaagtaagaaaaattaaagtaagCAAGACATGATAGTAATGTAGAGATGGGGAAGAGAAATGTATCAATGTATTCCAGGATTATTCCCCTTCAGAAGGGACGAGCACACATCAGCGAGAAACACAGTTTCTTAGtaaatcttttacattttcaaaacttcACAATCTTCTAcgataaacattttgtaacttttcaacgtatattaaatataataaaaaaaaatttggattTCACTtctcctttatattttttggcCGACGATGTACTTTAGAAGATATTAGTTGTGTCAGCTAGTGTTATAAAATCaaagtactttttaaataatttacctTTTTGAGGATGTCCTCTGTAGTCATGCTGTAACTGGTGTAGGGTTCACAGCCGTATGTTGCTATCTCATACATGACACAGCCAATCTGCCACACCATTGACTTCAGCGAGTAACGGCCGTCAAACAATGCTTCTGGGGCTGTCCACCTCACGGGGATAGGTCCATGGTCGCGAACTGAAACACCGACCATTGTTGTAAGCCTGTAAAACTGTGTTCATGCAAGTGGGGAGGAAAACAACAGGAGCATGACGGAAATAATCTATTCTGATTTATCTGATAAAAAATTTAGCTATATAATACACAGTTTAGATAGATATTCCTAACTGCTATGCATCGTCCAGAAACTCTGATCAAACATTTGTCATAAACAGCGAAAGTTTAATCGCCATAATTACCAATGCAGATGTCGCCATTATTGCGATAGTAATGAGTTAGACTGAGATCCGCCAGCTGGATGATATAGTTGTCAGTAGACTGTAGGACCTGACACCTTGACTTTTCCTCTTGTTCTTCACGATTCCTCCTCACCACCAGGTTATAACAGGTGAGATCTCGTGTGACAATTCCTTCATTCTCCAGCAAAGTGACTATGTCCACGATTTGACTCATGATCTTCGCTATTGTCTTCGTGTCCAGCCAGCGACCCTCTTTCCTGTGAAGACAGAGGTAAGAAAGAAGACGGTCCTCCTCCTCAACAACCTCGGTGATGTAGAAGGGAAAAGGTTTGTACTGATAGGCCAGGAGTTTCAACATGTGGTCACTCATGGGGCTTAAACGCTGCAGCATCGTCAAGTTCTGTTTGTGCATTTCAGAACGTGTTGCAGACTCTTTGCCGTGCTGGCTAGGATGGTGATCCAGGCACACACCAACATGGTAATCTTGCTGTGCCATGCAGTTGACAGTCGGTAGGTACATGGCACAGTCTGCTTTGACATCACACAACTTGCAAGGGCTCACATTCCAGCTGCACGTTCCCGTTATAGCTTGTCTCCCTTCACTGTTTATGTCCCTTGCTTCATCCAACCGGAAACCTAATCCTCGCAAGCTGTACTCTATGTGACCACTAGCCAGGTCTTTGAGGGACATCTTCACGTTCCTGTAAAGGCTTCTGAAGGTCTGGCGCACGCTGCTGGCTTTGTGAAACATCAGACTTCGTACCTCGCGAAGGAGGCGTTCCTTCTGGGAGGAGTTGTCGCTGCAGCTTTGAATAACgcctgttattatttgtgaaatacatttttgatgTTCGTATTTACTATCCCCGAACGGCTCTCGATCTAAAgtaaagaaagacacaaaaaatatgttattacttttattgttttattttggtcgGGAGATGCATCTATGGTCGTTTGGGAGCAGTTGGGGGCTGCAAACTCGTTGCAGGAGGTCGACCGAACGCTGGTCTGAGTACGAAGATTAATTAATATTCCTGATTACTAGTCGGTTCTTTGCTTAATTAACGCATGAAAACGGGTTGTGTGCTGACTTCTCGAGAAAAGGAGACGATTCCGCCTGCTTAGAGTGAAAGACGAGATAACTCTGTTTGCTGGCTAACCTCCCCTCAACTCCCGGCTCTCTCTTTctgaatgagtgtgtgtgaatcgCATTTTCATAGTGTACTCTCTTAAATTATCAagttattaaaaatgttctaaatTTTCTTTACTAGTTAATTCTAGTTTTTTATTTGAACACTTCAGCAAGATGCACTAAGAaccaaattttacttttctgcaGCTTTAATGAATCTATCATTGTTGTGATCATCAACCCTACGATGGAAATAAGGCAACAGCAACTTTTAAGTTCAGTTTTCATAGCTGTAATTTTTCTAATAGTGAAATTTCAATTTCGTTCGCGAACATATTAACATCCAGTAAAGTGACCATTACCTTCAACAAAAACGGTTTGAAGGAGCACCACGAGGCTTCGAATGATGAAAAAATCAATCATGGTTTTACTTTCCTGACTTATCCTGTACTTTCCTGTCTTTAGGTCGGTCACCTCATGCATTTTCTTTAGTGCATTTAACAGCTTCAGACTCAGAGGCGTCCAACCATGTTTTGCCATCTAATTcgaaaaataaatagaatgatGATTGTATTATTCACATTTATAACAATATTATATAAGTAGTACCTTCTCAAAGGTCTATGTTTTTCAATTGTTTGTGCTATGACCCAATATATTTCCAATCCATAGCTTATGAAACTGTTGACATACCTCATTCAGAATTGAAAAGGCGCACATGACCAATTTGAAACACGATGTTCGACTGCTCTTGTCCTGTTCTGGAGATGCAGTGACGATGTCAGTCCAAGAAGGAGGAGACGAAAGTTCCTTGACCTCGTCTTTGAAGTGATCATAGAACTGCTTCAGGAACTTGAAGACTGTCTGTTTCATCCATCCACTAGCGACTTTCTTGTTTGATTTGGGTGACAGGATGAAAGAGGAACACAATTCCAGGTCTGGTTTCTCGCAGCGTGTGAAGATGGCCGAGACGGCCATAAGGTGCAGGCTAGCCATGCTGAGGACCtgctcgtcgtcgtcgtttaaCTTTGCTAGGGCCTGCTGGGTCCTCTCCGCGACATCAACGAGCTCTCTGGTTAACGACTTGTCTTGGCTGTTAATGAAAATAGTGAAAGTACTGACTTTGGGACCatatttcactcttttttttcgtGAAAGTATTGTTTCTTTTGGTTCGGCATGTCAATACAAGTGACACGAATGAGCTTACAGGGTACCGGTGGGAGTAACTTTAAGTTTATAGATCTTCTATCCTCCCTCTCCTTGTTCATTTTATACATTAGTCTTTATGGAATATTTCCAAATTTCCAAACAGTTTGTACTTTGCtctgatgaaaacattttatcactTTGAAACCAAGATCCTACTTTTTGAAACAGCTTTAGCTCTGCTTAATCCTATTTGTCAATTGAAATACATGTATCTGTCAATTCAGCCTCATTATTGTTGCCCTTGCCTTGCATTTATGAGTGTGTGATTGCGTGGTGGTTTCGCGTGACGCAATAAATGGTAATTTGATAGAgatgtgagcagggaagagggacagaaagtgtgtgtggtgtcgtTTTGGATATTGTCATGTCCAGCTCATATTTGACCCCCCCAAGAGTTTCCAACGCTTTAGGTCATGTGTTGACGCTTTGGGTCAATGTGTTGATTCTCcgtatatttgttttttgtttaaattgacAGAAGTGAAGCTGCAGAAGATATAGAAATGTCTTCTTTCCTAGATATAGTGAAGCAGGCGTTGCCCTGTAGGCCAGTGTCGTCCACCACCAGACAACAAGCAATATCACTAAGTCGCTTCTCTCTGCCAAGAGAGGCAAGTTTTTGAATCGAAAGGAACTTGATGACCTCAGATTGCCGGAATGTGCTTGGCTCTTTTTGCATATTCTCCAGGATTTGAAGCAGCGGCAGTTGAGTTGTATAATCTGCTTGTGACACTGATTGTTTTAAGATTCATTTAGAATGTTTTCCGACAGAGTGAAGAACAATgttctgaataaaaataaagaaatgggTTTCCCAAGAGTAACCCCTTTCCCTCAAACAATCTGTAGCAGCAAAATTTATATCATGTATGCTTATGTCACCCTGTCACAAAGacaagataaaaattgttttctaaagCCTAATTTAATATTTgagcaaagaggaaccaaatagcaAGAACGCGAGCTcagagtaacatgttattgcaaaaggaagggtgtgataAAGGACTATCATTATGGGACAGggtgttaggagtcatgtttacggaagaggtgcgttctcagagcacgtttaaaggattcagtagtgggtaggtggcggatatggaaaaggagagagttccattgttttgctgcaaaataactaaatatcctgtggccatatgttgctGTTTTGGTAAAGATAAAGTGCTTCTCCAGGCAAAGAAAGGAACAGACAGAACGGCTTAGAGActggacaacaaacaaaacccggACAAAGGAGAAAGCAAAACATGCCTGCCTCACCGTCGCTAAGGAGAAGTTTAGAAAGCACTCTTGCTCCATCCACTGAACATCTGTTCGGCATTTTCATTGTTGTTATGTCGACATATTCTTTGCAGCAGGAAGGCATAGACCTTTCTAGAACTCCGACGTGAAGCTGCTTGTTATTAACATTGGACTGACTTCCGTCCGAAACGCCAGTGCATACAGCTTCCATCGGAACTACTTCCAGAAATGTTGTCGACTTGAAATCGTGATCCAGCAGATGAACTGTCGCCATCACTACAATTTTGGACATTCATCGTGTGGTGGACTTGTAGCTTGCCACGTACAACATGTGATCGGAGTTCTACAGATGGGGTGTGCATCTCCTGGTACTGAACGCCCAAAGCATTGGGCAAACATTCGTCTGAAACACTAGAACTATAGCTTCCATTGGAAACTCCTTTCACAAATGCTGCTAATTTGACTCTGGGATTCAGCAGACGAATAGTCTACATCACTACCAATTTCGATATTCATCTTTT comes from the Pomacea canaliculata isolate SZHN2017 linkage group LG12, ASM307304v1, whole genome shotgun sequence genome and includes:
- the LOC112577255 gene encoding uncharacterized protein LOC112577255, with protein sequence MASLHLMAVSAIFTRCEKPDLELCSSFILSPKSNKKVASGWMKQTVFKFLKQFYDHFKDEVKELSSPPSWTDIVTASPEQDKSSRTSCFKLVMCAFSILNEMAKHGWTPLSLKLLNALKKMHEVTDLKTGKYRISQESKTMIDFFIIRSLVVLLQTVFVEDREPFGDSKYEHQKCISQIITGVIQSCSDNSSQKERLLREVRSLMFHKASSVRQTFRSLYRNVKMSLKDLASGHIEYSLRGLGFRLDEARDINSEGRQAITGTCSWNVSPCKLCDVKADCAMYLPTVNCMAQQDYHVGVCLDHHPSQHGKESATRSEMHKQNLTMLQRLSPMSDHMLKLLAYQYKPFPFYITEVVEEEDRLLSYLCLHRKEGRWLDTKTIAKIMSQIVDIVTLLENEGIVTRDLTCYNLVVRRNREEQEEKSRCQVLQSTDNYIIQLADLSLTHYYRNNGDICIVRDHGPIPVRWTAPEALFDGRYSLKSMVWQIGCVMYEIATYGCEPYTSYSMTTEDILKKMNKEPGSIKLFPWPCAPKVILDMVEKCTSWNPSERPSLESLKESLQHMEDADGAGEEMSLEESLIMETQYPSPSSRQTQRGHVPEKGIPPSVQQLIAARKDSPLYRKTRTESWHKESCTAIREESLSQTSG